In Halichondria panicea chromosome 9, odHalPani1.1, whole genome shotgun sequence, a genomic segment contains:
- the LOC135341106 gene encoding nuclear transport factor 2-like, whose protein sequence is MRNVSTVVIIKKRSKAQGGRVKGFSVCLVHGLLFQEMSSIEDIAQKLVTNYYAAFDTNRASLQGLYTPQSQLQFETNVFTGPDAILQKLTSLPFVTVNHAITTVDSQMTPDSGLLIMVVGQLKTDNDPVHPFTEVFYCKQIGDSLFITNQVFRLNLHHSAA, encoded by the exons atgcgcaatgtcTCCACAGTCGTAATAATAAAAAAGAGATCGAAGGCGCAAGGAGGCAGAGTCAAAGGTTTTTCTGTCTGTCTGGTACATGGTCTGCTATTTCAAGAAATGAGCAGCATCGAAGATATAGCACAAAAGCTTGTAACAAATTATTATGCAGCGTTTGACACTAATAGAGCTTCTTTGCAAGGCTTGTAT ACACCTCAATCACAACTGCAATTTGAGACAAACGTGTTTACAGGGCCTGACGCTATACTTCAAAAACTAACCTCT CTTCCTTTTGTAACCGTCAACCATGCGATAACAACTGTGGACAGTCAGATGACTCCGGATTCAGGGCTGCTCATAATGGTTGTTGGGCAGCTGAAA ACTGACAACGATCCTGTACATCCGTTCACTGAAGTGTTTTACTGTAAACAAATCGGCGATTCGTTATTCATTACGAATCAAGTATTTCGACTAAATCTTCATCATTCCGCCGCCTAG